From Actinosynnema mirum DSM 43827, a single genomic window includes:
- a CDS encoding MbtH family protein, protein MTNPFEDPEGRYLVLVNDEGQHSLWPVFAEVPAGWGIAHPEDTREACLEYVERHWTDLRPRSLVEAMEGRSAT, encoded by the coding sequence ATGACCAATCCGTTCGAGGACCCCGAGGGCCGCTACCTCGTGCTCGTCAACGACGAGGGGCAGCACTCGCTGTGGCCCGTGTTCGCCGAGGTGCCCGCCGGGTGGGGGATCGCGCACCCCGAGGACACCCGCGAGGCGTGCCTGGAGTACGTCGAGCGCCACTGGACCGACCTGCGCCCGCGCAGCCTGGTCGAGGCCATGGAGGGGCGGTCCGCCACGTGA
- a CDS encoding MerR family transcriptional regulator, which produces MQPSFTSPRQVKIGDAAAFAGTTPRAIRHYHEIGLLPEPERGADGRRRYGHDDMIRLLWIRRMADAGIRLDDMRAAFDEDQDIEQGLEGLDRALAAREAEIARQRATVQRLRAVGSPLGLLSDLVVGLLGTLPPGALRRSDLEALLVTERVLGPLGAAVQATSFVVLATHPGLRAEEERLDAAEAALDDGVDPDDPVVEEIARRRCAHLQAIDRIARATGLDEQVDALFDTYEDPDEGEEREMSAFEAFTKMPYDFSPARTRCLQRSGELLGQSLADR; this is translated from the coding sequence ATGCAGCCCTCCTTCACGTCCCCCCGCCAGGTCAAGATCGGCGACGCCGCCGCCTTCGCCGGAACGACCCCGAGGGCGATCCGGCACTACCACGAGATCGGCCTGCTCCCCGAGCCCGAGCGCGGCGCGGACGGCCGCCGCCGCTACGGCCACGACGACATGATCCGCCTGCTGTGGATCCGCAGGATGGCCGACGCGGGCATCAGGCTCGACGACATGCGGGCGGCGTTCGACGAGGACCAGGACATCGAGCAGGGCCTCGAGGGGCTGGACCGGGCGCTGGCCGCCAGGGAGGCCGAGATCGCGCGCCAGCGCGCGACCGTCCAGCGCCTGCGGGCCGTGGGCAGCCCGCTCGGGCTGCTCTCGGACCTGGTGGTGGGCCTGCTCGGCACCCTGCCGCCCGGCGCGCTGCGCCGCTCCGACCTGGAGGCCCTGCTGGTCACCGAGCGGGTCCTCGGCCCGCTGGGCGCCGCCGTCCAGGCCACCTCGTTCGTCGTGCTGGCCACCCACCCTGGGCTGCGGGCCGAGGAGGAGCGGCTCGACGCGGCCGAGGCCGCCCTCGACGACGGCGTCGACCCCGACGACCCGGTCGTGGAGGAGATCGCCAGGCGGCGGTGCGCCCACCTCCAGGCCATCGACCGGATCGCCAGGGCCACCGGGCTGGACGAGCAGGTCGACGCCCTGTTCGACACCTACGAGGACCCGGACGAGGGGGAGGAGCGTGAGATGAGCGCCTTCGAGGCGTTCACCAAGATGCCGTACGACTTCTCCCCGGCCCGGACGCGCTGCCTCCAGCGCTCGGGGGAGCTGTTGGGGCAGAGCCTGGCGGATCGCTGA
- a CDS encoding cytochrome P450, giving the protein MTSGVAAPVLPFDPAEEMAGPGFRADPYPFYAVMRERAPVHRVRGAWLISRCADVEAALADPRMSSDRDRMTAALGAGSPVVRELSRLTARLGRVMSNTDAPEHSRLRRLVSRGFTARRVERLRGDVQRVVDGLLAQAGPVLDVVGELAMPLANAVICELFDVPEADRPRVHGWFAVLRDLLADVGRSERVVGEFHEYLSWLAARRREQPGEDVVSALVAVQAEDDRLTEDELLSTCYVIITAGDETTTHLIGNGVLALLRHPEQLALLRARPDLVGRAVDECARYDSPTQVITRVLAADLELGGQLLREGDLAYLGLASANRDPRRHVDPDLFDLTRSGRGSLAFGHGPHFCLGASLARLEVELAIGSLVRASPGLRLRGDGLEWHRNPLQRKLVALPVVR; this is encoded by the coding sequence GTGACCAGCGGTGTCGCCGCCCCGGTCCTGCCGTTCGACCCCGCCGAGGAGATGGCGGGGCCGGGGTTCCGCGCCGACCCGTACCCGTTCTACGCGGTGATGCGCGAGCGCGCCCCCGTGCACCGGGTGCGCGGGGCGTGGCTGATCAGCAGGTGCGCCGACGTCGAGGCGGCGCTGGCCGACCCGAGGATGTCCAGCGACCGCGACCGGATGACCGCGGCGCTGGGCGCGGGCAGCCCGGTGGTGCGGGAGCTGAGCAGGCTCACCGCCCGCCTGGGGCGGGTCATGTCCAACACCGACGCGCCCGAGCACTCGCGGCTGCGGCGGCTGGTCAGCCGGGGGTTCACCGCCCGGCGGGTGGAGCGGCTGCGCGGGGACGTGCAGCGGGTGGTCGACGGGCTGCTCGCCCAGGCCGGGCCCGTGCTGGACGTGGTCGGGGAGCTGGCGATGCCGCTGGCGAACGCGGTGATCTGCGAGCTGTTCGACGTGCCCGAGGCCGACCGGCCGCGCGTGCACGGCTGGTTCGCGGTGCTGCGGGACCTGCTGGCCGACGTCGGGCGGTCCGAGCGGGTCGTGGGCGAGTTCCACGAGTACCTGTCGTGGCTTGCCGCGCGGCGGCGGGAGCAGCCGGGGGAGGACGTGGTCAGCGCGCTCGTCGCGGTGCAGGCCGAGGACGACCGGCTCACCGAGGACGAGCTGCTGTCCACCTGCTACGTGATCATCACGGCGGGGGACGAGACCACCACGCACCTGATCGGGAACGGGGTGCTCGCGCTGCTGCGCCACCCCGAGCAGCTGGCGCTGCTGCGCGCCCGGCCCGACCTGGTGGGCCGGGCGGTGGACGAGTGCGCCCGCTACGACTCGCCGACCCAGGTCATCACCCGCGTGCTCGCGGCCGACCTGGAGCTGGGCGGGCAGCTGCTGCGGGAGGGTGACCTCGCCTACCTGGGGCTGGCCTCGGCCAACCGCGACCCCCGGCGGCACGTCGACCCCGACCTGTTCGACCTCACCCGGTCCGGGCGGGGGAGCCTGGCGTTCGGGCACGGGCCGCACTTCTGCCTGGGCGCGTCGCTGGCCCGGCTTGAGGTGGAGCTGGCGATCGGGTCGCTGGTGCGCGCCTCGCCGGGGCTGCGGCTGCGGGGGGACGGGCTGGAGTGGCACCGGAACCCGTTGCAGCGCAAGCTCGTCGCCCTCCCCGTGGTCCGTTGA
- a CDS encoding PucR family transcriptional regulator, protein MIRLDRLVNVLGGYGVRLASCPVPRSTELRSVVMREPEARAVGGDVFLAVGADDVATAAGWAVEVGASAVLAHDDGSGAAALVGAEGVAVLLVDPSVSWSQLAGVVYGLVLEGRETESGRGPTDLFALADRLSGALGGAVVIEDRSSRVLAYSDSQEGADRARLETILGRQVPEGLRELFERRGVFAHLAVRDEPLFVAPDAEHGLAGRMVVAVRAGRELLGSVWVTCGDPLTGARGTALADGARTVALHLLRLRASADLERQVESDLALRLLEGTADAATALSGLGLPQGELRVVALRAREAGERHAALLLAFERATTGFGWSRPGRSTLAGSTLYTLLPGDAADAARAWVAGIRAALPRRVVVTAGIGGVASAARLPASRQEADECLALHETRPAGSEPPAYDESWDDILLQRLRAAARTGRVPARGPVAELRRHDRERGTRHVPTLRAWLESQGDLVAAGARLEVHPNTVRYRLRKMAEVTALDLDDPRKRLAMTIALAATDPGGEPGGDLGGDLGGDDPGADPTA, encoded by the coding sequence ATGATCAGGCTGGACCGCCTGGTGAACGTGCTGGGCGGGTACGGGGTGCGGCTGGCGAGCTGCCCGGTGCCGCGCTCGACCGAGCTGCGCAGCGTGGTGATGCGCGAGCCCGAGGCGCGGGCGGTGGGCGGGGACGTGTTCCTGGCCGTGGGCGCGGACGACGTGGCCACCGCCGCGGGGTGGGCGGTGGAGGTCGGGGCGAGCGCGGTGCTGGCGCACGACGACGGCTCCGGGGCCGCCGCGCTCGTCGGGGCCGAGGGCGTGGCGGTGCTGCTGGTGGACCCCTCGGTGTCGTGGAGCCAGCTGGCGGGCGTGGTCTACGGGCTGGTGCTGGAGGGCAGGGAGACCGAGTCCGGGCGCGGCCCCACCGACCTGTTCGCGCTCGCCGACCGGCTGTCCGGCGCGCTGGGCGGGGCCGTGGTGATCGAGGACCGCTCCTCCCGCGTGCTCGCCTACTCCGACTCGCAGGAGGGGGCGGACCGGGCGCGCCTGGAGACGATCCTGGGCAGGCAGGTGCCCGAGGGGCTGCGGGAGCTGTTCGAGCGGCGCGGCGTGTTCGCGCACCTGGCGGTCCGCGACGAGCCGCTGTTCGTGGCCCCCGACGCCGAGCACGGCCTGGCCGGGCGCATGGTGGTGGCGGTGCGGGCGGGCCGCGAGCTGCTCGGTTCGGTGTGGGTGACCTGCGGCGACCCGCTCACCGGCGCGCGCGGCACGGCCTTGGCGGACGGGGCGCGCACGGTCGCGCTGCACCTGCTGCGGCTGCGCGCCAGCGCCGACCTGGAGCGGCAGGTCGAGTCGGACCTGGCGCTGCGGCTGCTGGAGGGCACCGCCGACGCCGCCACCGCGCTCAGCGGGCTGGGCCTGCCGCAGGGCGAGCTGCGCGTGGTCGCGCTGCGGGCGCGGGAGGCCGGCGAGCGGCACGCCGCGCTGCTGCTGGCGTTCGAGCGCGCCACCACCGGCTTCGGCTGGTCCCGGCCGGGCCGCAGCACCCTGGCGGGCAGCACCCTGTACACCCTGCTGCCCGGTGACGCGGCGGACGCGGCCCGCGCCTGGGTCGCGGGCATCCGCGCCGCGCTGCCCCGGCGGGTGGTGGTGACGGCCGGGATCGGCGGGGTGGCCTCGGCGGCGCGGCTGCCCGCGAGCAGGCAGGAGGCCGACGAGTGCCTCGCCCTGCACGAGACCAGACCGGCGGGCTCCGAACCGCCCGCGTACGACGAGTCCTGGGACGACATCCTCCTGCAACGCCTGCGCGCCGCCGCCCGCACCGGCCGGGTCCCGGCGCGCGGCCCGGTGGCCGAGCTGCGCAGGCACGACCGCGAGCGCGGGACGCGGCACGTGCCGACGCTGCGCGCCTGGCTGGAGTCCCAGGGCGACCTGGTGGCGGCGGGGGCGCGCCTGGAGGTGCACCCGAACACGGTCCGGTACCGGCTGCGCAAGATGGCCGAGGTGACCGCGCTGGACCTGGACGACCCGCGCAAGCGACTGGCCATGACGATCGCCCTGGCCGCCACCGATCCGGGCGGCGAGCCGGGCGGCGACCTGGGCGGCGACCTGGGCGGCGACGATCCGGGCGCAGACCCGACCGCCTGA
- a CDS encoding GreA/GreB family elongation factor — MTTARRVWLTPHTHERLRAELAGLFAENSAPTDDPESALLRRTEREERIREVQDLLNHAVIGEDPPDDGVAEPGMVLTVRYDDFDDTETFLLGMRAVEHGDLEVYSPESPLGAALTGARPGEHRGYRAPNGATIRVTLIAAVPYGRHRPADAPGS; from the coding sequence ATGACCACCGCACGGCGGGTCTGGTTGACCCCGCACACCCACGAGCGCCTGCGCGCCGAGCTCGCGGGCCTGTTCGCCGAGAACTCGGCCCCGACCGACGACCCGGAGAGCGCGCTGCTGCGCAGGACCGAGCGCGAGGAGCGGATCAGGGAGGTCCAGGACCTGCTCAACCACGCCGTGATCGGCGAGGACCCGCCGGACGACGGCGTGGCCGAGCCGGGCATGGTGCTGACGGTGCGCTACGACGACTTCGACGACACCGAGACGTTCCTGCTGGGGATGCGCGCGGTGGAGCACGGCGACCTGGAGGTGTACTCGCCGGAGTCGCCCCTGGGCGCGGCGCTGACCGGCGCGCGCCCCGGCGAGCACCGCGGCTACCGGGCGCCGAACGGGGCCACGATCCGGGTGACCCTGATCGCGGCGGTGCCGTACGGCAGGCACCGGCCGGCGGACGCGCCGGGCTCCTGA
- a CDS encoding NAD(P)/FAD-dependent oxidoreductase encodes MSVIDGGPRSAVVVGAGIVGLSTAWFLQERGVEVTVVDRDGVAAGASWGNAGWIAPGLAIPLNEPSVLRHGLRALLNPGAPLSIPPTADPGLWSFLAAFAANCHWPSWTRAVRANARLNAESAEAYDVLTANGVDAPTTEAPITAAFADSAQARSLLREFARMADAGQPVDHTLLTRDELRSHVPLASSALTAAVRVNGQRYADPGAFTQALGRAVVARGATVHRFEVADVRPYSRGATVHPRSGPSVHGEVVVLATGAWLPALARRWGVRTPVRAGRGYSFTVPVDRPVPGPVYLPGVRVACTPYRGGLRVAGTMEFRPPDAPGVHARLEAITASAEPLLDGVRWRERHDVWVGSRPVTPDGRALIGATREPTVHVAGGHGMWGFAQGPVTGRLLAERITTGKQPEALRPFDPLR; translated from the coding sequence GTGTCGGTCATCGACGGCGGACCGCGTTCGGCGGTCGTGGTGGGCGCGGGGATCGTGGGCCTGTCGACGGCGTGGTTCCTGCAGGAGCGGGGCGTCGAGGTCACCGTGGTGGACCGCGACGGGGTCGCCGCGGGCGCGTCCTGGGGCAACGCGGGCTGGATCGCGCCGGGCCTGGCGATCCCGCTCAACGAGCCGTCCGTGCTGCGCCACGGCCTGCGCGCGCTGCTGAACCCTGGCGCCCCGCTGAGCATCCCGCCCACCGCCGATCCGGGGCTGTGGTCGTTCCTGGCGGCGTTCGCGGCGAACTGCCACTGGCCGTCGTGGACGCGCGCGGTGCGGGCGAACGCGCGGCTCAACGCCGAGTCGGCCGAGGCGTACGACGTGCTGACCGCGAACGGCGTGGACGCCCCCACCACCGAGGCCCCGATCACCGCGGCCTTCGCGGACTCCGCGCAGGCCCGGTCGCTGCTGCGCGAGTTCGCCAGGATGGCCGACGCGGGCCAGCCCGTCGACCACACCCTCCTGACCCGCGACGAGCTGCGCTCCCACGTGCCCCTGGCGTCGTCGGCGCTGACGGCGGCCGTGCGGGTGAACGGCCAGCGCTACGCCGACCCCGGCGCGTTCACCCAGGCCCTGGGCCGGGCGGTGGTGGCGCGTGGCGCGACGGTGCACCGGTTCGAGGTCGCGGACGTGCGCCCGTACAGCCGGGGCGCGACCGTCCACCCGCGCAGCGGCCCGTCCGTGCACGGCGAGGTGGTCGTGCTGGCCACCGGCGCCTGGCTGCCCGCGCTGGCCCGCCGCTGGGGCGTGCGCACCCCGGTGCGGGCCGGTCGCGGCTATTCGTTCACCGTCCCGGTGGACCGCCCGGTCCCCGGCCCGGTCTACCTGCCGGGCGTGCGCGTGGCGTGCACCCCGTACCGGGGCGGGCTGCGCGTGGCCGGGACGATGGAGTTCCGCCCGCCGGACGCCCCCGGCGTCCACGCCCGCCTGGAGGCGATCACCGCCTCCGCCGAGCCGCTGCTGGACGGGGTCCGCTGGCGGGAGCGCCACGACGTGTGGGTCGGTTCGCGCCCGGTGACCCCGGACGGCCGTGCCCTGATCGGCGCGACCAGGGAGCCGACCGTGCACGTCGCGGGCGGCCACGGCATGTGGGGCTTCGCCCAGGGCCCGGTGACCGGCAGGCTGCTGGCGGAGCGGATCACCACCGGGAAGCAGCCGGAGGCGCTGCGCCCGTTCGACCCGCTGCGCTGA
- a CDS encoding SRPBCC family protein gives MPRELTITEEQELAHPPERVWRAIATGAGNLGWLYPMEVEPGVGGAVSRGDAEVVEWEPPHRFACRAGDGNGFSTTLSYRLDGVGGGVRLRAGIHWVHEGEPDGGWETRGDAAARYAGFYQHSLAEYLGHFDGRPATYVRAARERVGTGQLGIVADALGLAASDVAGSPVRLAPVGLEPLEGVLDYRDEDFIGVRTSGGLYRFFGGDRWRWPTWVAHHLFAPGADGEAEARRWQAWLDGLPENAGGGVGG, from the coding sequence GTGCCCCGTGAGCTGACCATCACCGAGGAGCAGGAGCTGGCGCACCCGCCCGAGCGGGTGTGGCGGGCGATCGCCACCGGAGCCGGGAACCTGGGGTGGCTGTACCCCATGGAGGTCGAACCGGGCGTCGGCGGCGCGGTGTCGCGCGGCGACGCCGAGGTGGTCGAGTGGGAGCCGCCGCACCGGTTCGCCTGCCGCGCCGGCGACGGGAACGGGTTCTCCACCACGCTGAGCTACCGGCTCGACGGGGTGGGCGGGGGCGTGCGGTTGCGCGCGGGCATCCACTGGGTGCACGAGGGCGAGCCGGACGGGGGCTGGGAGACGCGGGGGGACGCGGCGGCGCGGTACGCCGGGTTCTACCAGCACAGCCTCGCCGAGTACCTGGGGCACTTCGACGGGCGCCCCGCGACCTACGTGCGGGCGGCGCGGGAGCGGGTCGGGACGGGGCAGCTGGGGATCGTCGCGGACGCGCTCGGACTGGCGGCCTCGGACGTGGCGGGCAGCCCGGTCCGGTTGGCGCCGGTGGGGCTGGAGCCGCTGGAGGGGGTGCTGGACTACCGGGACGAGGACTTCATCGGGGTCCGGACCTCGGGCGGGCTGTACCGGTTCTTCGGCGGCGACCGCTGGCGGTGGCCGACCTGGGTGGCGCACCACCTGTTCGCGCCGGGCGCCGACGGCGAGGCCGAGGCGCGGCGGTGGCAGGCGTGGCTGGACGGCCTGCCGGAGAACGCCGGGGGTGGGGTCGGTGGATGA